The DNA region TCAATAAAAACGCTGTTGGCACGACGCCGGGCAAAACATTACACGCCGGGTCGGATGTTCGTGTGGAAGTAAACATCGTAGGATCTCAAGATACTACGGGATTGATGACGTCACAGGAATTGGAAGCGATGGCGGCTACTGTTATTTCTCCAATTGTTGATGCGGGTTACCAATCGGGATGCCACACCGCTTCGGTTTGGGATGATAAATCGAAGGCTAACATTCCGAAGTTAATGAAATTTATGAACGATTTCGGATTAATCACTGGTCGTGACCCAAAAGGTGAATACCACGCCATGACCGATGTAATCCACAAAGTACTTAACGATATTACGGTAAGCGATTGGGATATCATCATTGGTGGCGATTCGCATACACGTATGTCTAAAGGGGTGGCTTTTGGTGCCGATTCAGGAACCGTTGCCTTGGCTTTAGCCACTGGCGAGGCTACTATGCCAATTCCAGAATCGGTTAAAGTAACCTTTAAAGGACAAATGAGAAGTTTCATGGATTTCCGTGATGTGGTTCATGCGACACAACAACAAATGTTGAAGCAATTTGGAGGAGAAAACGTATTCCAAGGAAGAATCATCGAGGTGCATATCGGTACTTTAACTTCCGATCAAGCGTTTACGTTTACTGATTGGACGGCAGAAATGAAAGCTAAAGCGTCTATCTGTATTTCAGAAGATGATACTTTAATTGAATCATTGGAAATCGCCAAAGGCCGTATCCAAATCATGATTGATAAAGGCATGGATAACGAGAAGCAAGTGCTTCAAGGTTTGGTTGACAAGGCCAACAACAGAATTCAGGAATTGAAAACCGGAATTAAACCATCGTTACGTCCTGATGCCAATGCTAAGTATTATGCTGAAGTGGTTATCGATTTAGATGAAATCGCTGAGCCTATGATTGCCGATCCAGATGTAAATAACGAAGATGTTTCTAAACGTTATACTCACGACACCATTCGTCCGTTGTCTTATTATGGCGGTACCAAGCAAGTCGATTTAGGTTTCGTAGGGTCGTGTATGGTTCATAAAGGCGATATGAAAATTTTAGCTCAAATGCTGAAAAATATTGAATCCCAACAAGGTAAAGTGGAGTTTAAAGCACCATTGGTTGTTGCGCCTCCAACATACAATATTGTTGACGAATTGAAAGCAGAAGGCGATTGGGAAGTGCTTCAAAAATACTCAGGTTTCGAGTTTGATGATAATGCACCAAAAGCTGCAGCACGTACCAAGTACGAAAACATGTTGTACTTAGAGCGCCCAGGGTGTAACCTGTGTATGGGTAACCAAGAAAAGGCTGAACCGGGCGATACGGTAATGGCCACTTCAACCCGTTTGTTCCAAGGCCGTGTGGTTAAGGATTCTGGTGAGAAAAAGGGTGAGTCGTTATTGTCGTCAACTCCAGTAGTTGTTTTGTCAACCATTTTAGGAAGAACCCCAACAATGGCAGAATACGAAAAAGCTGTTGATGGTATAGTTTTAACGAAGTTTAAGCCATCCCAAAAACAGTTGATCAACGCTTAATTATATTGACCAATTATAAATTGAAAGCCCAAATCTGATGATTTGGGCTTTTCTGTTTCTTATGACTAAGATTTTTAGTATTTTAGTGAGGAATGAAAAGTTAAGTTTAATTTTAAAAAATAATAAAAGCACACATGGCATTTGATATTGAAATGATAAAAGGTGTTTACGCCAAAATGGGAGAACGTGTGGATAAAGCACGCGAAATTGTTGGAAAACCACTAACGTTGTCCGAAAAGATTTTGTATTCCCACCTATGGGACGGCGAACCTACTAAAGCTTATACAAGAGCCAAAGATTATGTTGATTTTGCACCAGACAGAATTGCGTGCCAAGATGCAACAGCTCAGATGGCTTTATTGCAGTTTATGCAAGCTGGTAAAGATAAAGTAGCCGTGCCTACAACAGTGCACTGCGACCACTTAATTCAGGCTAAAGACGGGGCTGAAACCGATTTGCGGCATGCCAACGATGTGAGTAGTGAGGTTTTCAACTTTTTGGAATCGGTATCCAATAAATATGGTATTGGTTTTTGGAAACCAGGAGCAGGTATTATCCATCAAGTGGTTTTAGAAAACTATGCTTTTCCTGGCGGCATGATGATTGGTACCGATTCGCATACCGTAAATGCAGGCGGATTAGGTATGGTAGCTGTTGGTGTTGGTGGAGCCGATGCCGTTGACGTAATGGCTGGAATGGCTTGGGAACTTAAATTCCCGAAATTGATTGGTGTGAAATTAACAGGGAAACTTTCGGGTTGGACCGCACCAAAAGATGTGATTTTAAAAGTAGCCGAAATTCTTACCGTAAAAGGGGGAACAGGTGCTATTGTTGAATATTTTGGCCCTGGAGCAACGTCAATGTCGTGTACAGGAAAAGGTACCATTTGTAATATGGGTGCCGAAATTGGCGCTACAACATCAACGTTTGGATATGATGAATCTATGGAACGTTATTTACGTTCTACAGACCGTGCCGATGTGGCCGATGCCGCAAATAAGGTTAAAGAACATTTAACAGCAGATCCAGAAGTATATGCCAATCCAGAGCAGTATTTCGATCAGGTTATTGAAATTAACCTTACGGAATTAGGCCCTTTATTAAACGGTCCATTTACTCCCGACTTATCCACACAGGTTGGTAAAGATATGACCAAAAAAGCTCAAGAAAATGATTGGCCAATAAAAGTAGAGTGGGGTTTGATAGGTTCGTGTACCAATTCGTCCTACGAAGATTTGTCAAGGGCGTCGTCAATTGCACAACAGGCATTGGATAAAAAACTAAAAACAAAGGCGGAATTCGGTATTAATCCAGGTTCAGAGCAAGTGCGTTACACTGCCGAGCGTGATGGTATTCTGGAGGTGTTCGAAAAATTGGATGCCAAAATATTTACCAATGCCTGTGGGCCATGTATTGGGCAGTGGGCTAGATATAAGGATCCGAAGAACGCACCAAAGAATAGTATCGTTCACTCGTTTAACAGGAACTTTGCTAAACGCGCCGATGGTAACCCTAATACCCACGCCTTCGTGGCTTCACCAGAATTGACGGCCGCTATAGCCATTGCTGGGCGTTTGGATTTTAATCCACTTACCGATAAATTAATAAATGAAGATGGCGAAGAAGTGATGTTGGATGAGCCAACAGGATGGGAATTACCTCCAAAAGGTTTTGAAGTTAAAGATAACGGTTATTTAGCACCCGAAGAAGATGGAAGTCATGTTCAAGTGGAAGTGAAACCAGATTCGGAACGCTTACAATTGCTAACACCATTTGAGCCTTTGGGAGATTCCATTACTGGAGCGAAATTGTTGATTAAAGCCTTCGGAAAATGTACAACAGACCATATTTCAATGGCTGGACCTTGGTTACGTTTTAGAGGACACTTGGATAATATTGCCAATAACACCTTAATTGGAGCCGTAAATGCCTTCAATCAAAAAACTAATTTTGTAAAAAATCAGTTAACGGGTGAGTACGGCGGTGTACCAGATGTGCAACGCGAATACAAAAAGGCCGGAATTAAATCGGTAGTTGTAGGTGACCATAACTATGGTGAAGGGTCGTCTCGTGAGCATGCCGCTATGCAGCCGAGACACTTGGGCGTTGCAGCCGTAATCGTGAAGTCGTTTGCCCGTATTCATGAAACCAATCTTAAAAAACAAGGTATGTTAGGATTGACTTTCGACAATGAGAATGATTACGACCTAATCCAGGAAGACGATACTTTCAACTTTTTGGATCTAGACCAGTTTGCACCAGATAAGCAGTTGACTGTGGAAGTAGTGCATAGCGATGGAGCTAAGGACACTATTAAGCTGAACCATACTTATAATGCTGCGCAAATAGCATGGTACAAAGAAGGTTCTGCTTTGAATTTGATTAAAAAGCAAAATGCATAATCCTAAAGAAATCTAATTTTTAAATCCAGCCGCAGGGCTGGATTTTTTTTTTTTTTTTTTTTTTTTTTTTCAAAAAAAAAAAGCTTCTCCAAAATAGAGAAGCTTTATAAAATATGCTTTTAAGCAATCATTCGCCTAATTCCTCTTGCTCCTGCGGTGTAATATCCTCTCCTTTTGCCTTGGTATAAAGTAGGTTAATAACAATGGCAAAAAATGAAATAGTCATTACGGTAAGAACGACAAAATTATCCAAAAGGTCTAATATGCCGAAAACAAAAATGCCTACGCCCATTATTCCTGTTAAAATAATTGATTGTTTGTCGCTTAACATAAAGTTTTAAATTCCAGTGTAGTTACTAGGAGTAATACGTTTTAATTCTTCTTTTATTGTGTTAGATACTTCTAAAGTATCAATAAAATTGGAAATTGATTCCTGATTGATTTTAGAATTGGTTCTGGTTAATCCTTTCAATGCTTCGTAAGGGTTCGGGTAGCCTTCTCTTCTCAAAATAGTTTGAATAGCCTCAGCCACAACAGCCCAATTATTTTCTAAATCTTCAGCAAATTTGGCTTCATTCAACAATAATTTGTTCAACCCTTTCAAGGTCGCTTTAAAACCAATAATGGTATGTCCAAATGGAACGCCCACGTTTCTTAAAACGGTACTGTCGGTTAAATCGCGCTGCAATCTAGAAATAGGTAATTTAGCAGAAAGGTGCTCAAAAACGGCGTTGGCAATACCTAAGTTTCCTTCAGAGTTTTCAAAATCAATAGGGTTTACTTTGTGTGGCATGGCCGAACTTCCTACTTCCCCTTTTTTTATTTTTTGTTTGAAATAATCCATCGACACGTAGGTCCAAATATCACGGTCTAAATCAATGATAATCGTGTTGATGCGTTTAAGTGTATCGAACAATGCAGCCATGTGGTCGTAGTGCTCAATCTGTGTGGTAGGGAACGAATGTTGCAATCCTAATTTCTCCTGAACGAATTTGGTTCCGAAGGCTTTCCAA from Tamlana crocina includes:
- a CDS encoding bifunctional aconitate hydratase 2/2-methylisocitrate dehydratase → MNIYDDYIKEIEGRKAQGLHPKPIESAELLSEIIDQIKDAGNANRADSLEFFIYNTVPGTTGAAGVKAKFLKEIILGEVAVEEITKTFAFELLSHMKGGPSVEVLLDLALGNDEAIAKQSAEVLKTQVFLYEADMARIEEAFKSGNAIAKELLESYAKAEFFTELPEAEEEIKIVTFIAGTGDISTDLLSPGADAHSRSDRELHGQCIFEHNKEMQQELTALKEQHPDKRVMLIAEKGTMGVGSSRMSGVNNVALWTGIQASPYVPFINIAPIIAGTNGISPIFLTTVGVTGGIGIDLKNWVKKTDAEGNTVVDENGDPVLEQKYSVETGTVLTINTKTKKLYNGDKELKDISAALTPQKMEFIKAGGSYAVVFGKKLQTFAAGVLGIEAPVVYAPSKEISIEGQGLTAVEKIFNKNAVGTTPGKTLHAGSDVRVEVNIVGSQDTTGLMTSQELEAMAATVISPIVDAGYQSGCHTASVWDDKSKANIPKLMKFMNDFGLITGRDPKGEYHAMTDVIHKVLNDITVSDWDIIIGGDSHTRMSKGVAFGADSGTVALALATGEATMPIPESVKVTFKGQMRSFMDFRDVVHATQQQMLKQFGGENVFQGRIIEVHIGTLTSDQAFTFTDWTAEMKAKASICISEDDTLIESLEIAKGRIQIMIDKGMDNEKQVLQGLVDKANNRIQELKTGIKPSLRPDANAKYYAEVVIDLDEIAEPMIADPDVNNEDVSKRYTHDTIRPLSYYGGTKQVDLGFVGSCMVHKGDMKILAQMLKNIESQQGKVEFKAPLVVAPPTYNIVDELKAEGDWEVLQKYSGFEFDDNAPKAAARTKYENMLYLERPGCNLCMGNQEKAEPGDTVMATSTRLFQGRVVKDSGEKKGESLLSSTPVVVLSTILGRTPTMAEYEKAVDGIVLTKFKPSQKQLINA
- a CDS encoding aconitate hydratase codes for the protein MAFDIEMIKGVYAKMGERVDKAREIVGKPLTLSEKILYSHLWDGEPTKAYTRAKDYVDFAPDRIACQDATAQMALLQFMQAGKDKVAVPTTVHCDHLIQAKDGAETDLRHANDVSSEVFNFLESVSNKYGIGFWKPGAGIIHQVVLENYAFPGGMMIGTDSHTVNAGGLGMVAVGVGGADAVDVMAGMAWELKFPKLIGVKLTGKLSGWTAPKDVILKVAEILTVKGGTGAIVEYFGPGATSMSCTGKGTICNMGAEIGATTSTFGYDESMERYLRSTDRADVADAANKVKEHLTADPEVYANPEQYFDQVIEINLTELGPLLNGPFTPDLSTQVGKDMTKKAQENDWPIKVEWGLIGSCTNSSYEDLSRASSIAQQALDKKLKTKAEFGINPGSEQVRYTAERDGILEVFEKLDAKIFTNACGPCIGQWARYKDPKNAPKNSIVHSFNRNFAKRADGNPNTHAFVASPELTAAIAIAGRLDFNPLTDKLINEDGEEVMLDEPTGWELPPKGFEVKDNGYLAPEEDGSHVQVEVKPDSERLQLLTPFEPLGDSITGAKLLIKAFGKCTTDHISMAGPWLRFRGHLDNIANNTLIGAVNAFNQKTNFVKNQLTGEYGGVPDVQREYKKAGIKSVVVGDHNYGEGSSREHAAMQPRHLGVAAVIVKSFARIHETNLKKQGMLGLTFDNENDYDLIQEDDTFNFLDLDQFAPDKQLTVEVVHSDGAKDTIKLNHTYNAAQIAWYKEGSALNLIKKQNA
- the purB gene encoding adenylosuccinate lyase; the encoded protein is MSLSPLNAISPIDGRYRSKVSELAPYFSEEALIKYRVLVEIEYFIALCEVPLPQLKQVDHSIFDSLRAIYQNFSEEDALAIKKIESVTNHDVKAVEYFIKEKFDKLGLSQFKEFIHFGLTSQDINNTAIPLSIKEAINNVYIPEYQTVLNKLKELTGEWSAVSMLARTHGQPASPTRLGKEIEVFVARLNEQFNLLNDIPSAAKFGGATGNYNAHHVAYPNIDWKAFGTKFVQEKLGLQHSFPTTQIEHYDHMAALFDTLKRINTIIIDLDRDIWTYVSMDYFKQKIKKGEVGSSAMPHKVNPIDFENSEGNLGIANAVFEHLSAKLPISRLQRDLTDSTVLRNVGVPFGHTIIGFKATLKGLNKLLLNEAKFAEDLENNWAVVAEAIQTILRREGYPNPYEALKGLTRTNSKINQESISNFIDTLEVSNTIKEELKRITPSNYTGI